TATGATGAGAAGCAGCCTTCATGGGTTGATTTGGATTATGATGGCAGAATTGAATACCTGCAGGACAAAAAGCATTATATCCTTAAAAGTGACAAAACAGGTTGGGCGCATTTCTACTTGTATACTTTAGATGGCAAACTCATCAATCCGATAACCAGCGGCAACTGGCAGGTGACAAACCTGATGCGCGTAGATGAGAAAAATAAAGTTCTTTACTTTATGGCCCGCAAAGAGGCCTCGACCCGTACCGACCTTTATCGCGTCGATTATAATGGAAAGAATTTAAAGCGTTTAACTTTCGGCGATTATACCCATCAGGTACAACTGTCACCTGGCGGCACTTACTTCATTACTACCTATTCAAATGTTTCTACACCACCGAAACGCGCTTTAGTAAGCAACACCGGAAAAATCGTGAAGGAACTGGCGGATAGTAAAGCTGCTGATTATGACCAGTACGCTTTTGGTAAAACAGAAATGATCACCATCCCTACAGATGATGGCTATAATCTTCCGGCTGTGATTACCTACCCTACCAACTTTGATCAAAGCAGAAAATACCCGGTAGTGATGAGCATTTATGGAGGCCCTAATGCCGGTACAGTAACCAATACCTGGAAAGGAACAGCCAACCAGTGGTGGGCAAATGAAGGAATTATACAAATTGCAGTGGATCACCGAGCTTCGGGGCAGTTTGGTAAGGCCGGCGTAGCTTTAATGCACCGCAACCTAGGTAAATGGGAGATGAAAGATTACACTACAGCCGCAAGATGGTTAAAAGCAAAACCATGGGTTGACAATAAGAAATTATTAATTACCGGACACAGTTATGGTGGATACATGACCTGTCTGGCACTCACTATGGGGGCTGATGATTTCGACTTTGGTTATGCAGGTGCACCTGTTACCAGTTGGGAGTTGTATGATACAAATTATGCAGAACGTTTTATGGATACACCGCAGGAAAACCCTGAAGGATATAAAAATGCATCAGTACTAACTTATGTAAACAATTACAAAGGCTTACTGCGCATTATGCATGGTGATATGGATGACAATGTACACATGCAGAATACCATTCAACTGATCGATAAACTTGAAAACGCCAACAAGCATTTTGAACTGATGATTTATCCGGGCGGCAGACATGGCTGGGCTGGTGTTAAAACACCACACGATCGCTCTGAACGGATTCGCTTTTATTACCAAAATCTACTGAATAAACCTGTACCGGAAGAATTACTGAAGTAAGCGAAAAGGAGTCAGGATAAAGGAACCAGGATGAAAGACTAAACGCATAAAGTCTTTCATCCTTACCTTTTACCTCCTTGTTCTTAGTTCCTTCATCCTTGCTCCTTCATCCCTCCCCTCTCCCCAACATTGATTTAACATCCTGTTAACACTACATGCTTTACTTTTAAAGCGTGAAACAGTCAAATCTAAAAAGCATTCCAAAATGCATGCTCCTATGCTTGCTTTACATCATCACTTGCTGTCCATTTACGCATGCACAAGGTATTGAAAAAGGTCTGATAGACTCTTTAATTAAGAAGCAACCTAATGAGACATTTATAAAAATCAAAAACGCTTTAAATAAGGCGCTTACTGAAAATGACTCTATTTCCGCAGCCAAATGCTACTTGTATCTTGCCGAACTTTTTTATCATCAGGCAGCCTACCCGCAAGCAGTTGGATATTATTACAAAGCAGACGGGATCTTCAGGAGAAGCAATGACCTTGGCAACCTGGCAAAAACACTAAACAAAACCGGCGAAGCCTATTATTATAGCAAACAGTATGGGGTTTCAAGGACTAAATTCCAGGAGGCTTTGACACTTTACAAAAAATTGAACTACACAAAGGGCATTGCAGAGTCGTATGGTCTGATTGGACAGACTTATGAAAAAAGTGGGGATTACGTACAGGCGATGAAATACCAGCAGTTGGCCCTCTCAGCATTCCACAAAATGAAGGACAAGACCGGTATTGCCAAGATCTATGAAAACCTGGGTAGTATTTATGAAGATGAGCCACAATTGGACTCTGCCTTAAAATATTATAGTCTTGCACTAAATCTGAATAAGGCAAATGCCAATGAGCCGGCTCAGATAGAGATCATCAATAATATCGGTGATGTTTACAGAAAAACAGGTAGATATGAAGAAGCATTGGGATACACACGTAAAGCAGCGCAAATGGCCCTGGCAATGAACGACCAGTATCAATTGAGTAGTGCTTATCGTGACCTTTCGAAAAATTTTGCACTGATGAAAAGGTATGATAGTGCATATCATTACAGCGAACTGGGCAGGAATATCTTTCTAAGAATCTTTACTGAGGATACCAATAAGCAAATGGCTTTACTGCAAACGTTATTTGAAATACAGCAAAAAGATAATGCGATTACAGGTTTTGAAAAAGAAAAAAAAGCAAATCAGTTTATCACTATCGCCACTATACTTATTGTAATCTTACTAGGCTTACTGGCCGCTAGCGTCATTAGCAGACAACGCCTTAAAATCAGGAATGAACAACAGTTAAATGAGCAGAACCATGCGCTTTACCGGGCTCAAAAGGATGCGATAGAGGCTGAACTCGAACTGAAAGGCAAAGAACTAACCAGCAATACCCTTCATGTCATACAGAGCAATCAGTTCCTGGAAGAGCTGCGCACCGAACTGGAGGAAATGATAAAGGATGACAAAAGAGATCAGAAAAAAAGGCTGCAACAAATTGTAACAAAGATCAACCAAAGCACCAGTCGTGATAAACACTGGAAAGAATTCAGCAACCTATTTGAGCAAATTCACCATACATTTTTCGACAACCTGAAGAAATATAGTGAAGAATTAACGGCCAGCGATCTCCGTTTGGTTGCCCTTATTAAAATGAATTTAAACTCTAAAGACATGGCTACCCTTTTCGGCATATCACAGGATAGTTTACGTGTTGCCCGTTACCGTTTAAGAAAAAAACTAAGCATCCCACAGGGCGAAAATCTGAGCACTTTTATCCAGACTTTGTAAGCAAAAAACACAAACCACCCGAGCTTAACACATTGTTAATATTACGCTAACCTAATGATAATGGCGTTTTTAACTACAAACAAACCTCTAAAAATCAAACAATTAAACAAAAACGGTATACGATGTATACGTTCTGTATATAGCCTTTGTAACGCTGTATACATTTTGTACACGGACTAAATTGACAAGTATCTATAGCGGTTTACACATTTGCAGCATAATTAAAAACACAAACAAAATTATTCGCAAAATGAAGTCAACTTTACAAGTTCTTTTATGCTTAATACTAAGTATAGCCACCGCAAAAGCCACGAGCTTGAAAGGCTATGTTTATGATCAGAAAACCGGAGAAGCCATACCGGGGGCATCCGTACATCTGGAACACACCGACAAAACAGTGTTAACAGGTTTGGACGGTTCTTTTGAGATTAAGCACCCACCGGCAGGAACTTACACTTTAAAAGTATCCTATTTGATGTATAAAGCCCTGCTAAAACAGATTACCATCCTCAAAGAAGACAATCCTACCTTAAAAATTTATTTGTCGGAAAGCAAGGACAAGGATTTAAGTGAGGTTATGATTTCGGGTAAAGGCGATGGTGCCTCAGAGAAAACAGCCAGACGCATTGAACAGAAATCTTTACAATTGGTCAACGTGGTCTCTGGTCGTGCCATAGAGATCTCTCCCGATCTAACTGTAGCGAACGTTATTCAGCGTGTTTCAGGAATATCTATTGAAAGAAGCAGCAGTGGTGATGGTCAATACGCCATTGTAAGGGGGATGGACAAAAGATACAACTATACGCTTGTTAATGGTGTAAAAATTCCTAGTCCTGATAACAAATACCGATATGTGCCCCTGGATATTTTCCCTTCCGAACTATTGGAAAGACTCGAAGTATACAAAACATTAACTCCAAACATGGAAGGTGATGCAATTGGTGGTGTAGTGAATATGGTGATGAAAGATGCACCGGAAAAACTGAAGATCAATGCTAATCTGGCCACCGGATATAGCCAGTTATTTATTGACCGGGACTTCATGAGTTTCAATGCCAATGACATTAATCGCAAATCGCCTTATGAAATTAATGGAAAGAGCTACAAGGCAACTGCTGCTGATTTCCCAAAAGGAACACTAGATTATACGTCTAAACACCCGGCACCAAATGTAGTGGGGGGCCTCTCTATTGGGAACCGCTATTTTGACAACAAATTCGGGATTTTACTTGCCGGAAGTTATCAAAACAACTACAGAGGAAGTAACAGCACTTTTTACAACACACAGGTAGTGGCAACCGATAAATTTGGAGCCATCGTAAACAAGAGTGAAAGAGCATACTCCGAACAGCAAAAACGTTATGGTGCACATGCTAAATTAGATTATGTATTCAATAAAAATCATAAACTCAGCTTGTATAATGCATATGTTGACCTCAACAGCGAGCAACTCCGAGATTCAAAAACAATAGATTTCACTAGTGCATACGAACCGGAAAAAGGAAATGCAAAACTCAATTATGCCACCCGTACACGATTGACTGAGCAGCAAATCTACAACAGCACCTTACAGGGAGATCACCAGTTGATCACTGAAAAGCTAAAGGTTCATTGGTCGGCCGTTTATTCATCTGCTAAAAACGAGTCGCCGGATCAAAACAACATCAATATTCTGGGTGTTCGGGAGAACTTTGCAGACCGCCGTACCTATGCCCCTGCAATTGGCGATGCCTATACCCGCCGTTGGGAACGCAACACTGAAGAAGATAAGGCCGGCTACCTTGACCTTAGTTACAACACCGCCATTTCGGGAGCAAAGGTAGAATTTAGCGCGGGCGCCTTGTATCGTGATAAGCAACGCAGCAGTTTCTATAACCAATATATTTTTACATCTACCAATCCTAATGCCTTGTATGGTAGAGATTTCAACAGCTATACGGAAATCCAGTGGACAATCAAGAACCCTTCGGGATCAGTGGACAATGCGCTAACCTATGATGCATCAGAAAAAATGACTGCTGGGTATGGTATGGTGACTTTAAATACCAAAAACCTGCAGCTGATAGGTGGTCTGCGTATAGAGCATACCAACCAGGGCTACAGAATGCTTTTCCCTGCTGCAGAACTACGACCTGTAGGATCGCAGATCTATACCGATTATTTACCTAGTTTAAATCTGAAATACAAACTGGCGGATAAACAACAATTACGCGCTTCTTACTTCCGCTCACTAAACCGCCCGGGATTTTACGAACTTATCCCAGGAGGTGGACTGATTCAGGATGATTATAAGGAAAAGGGGAATCCAGATTTAAAACGTGCAACGGCCGACAACTACGACCTGCGTTATGAATTATTTCCTAACGGGAATGATCAGCTGTTGGTTGGTGCCTTTTACAAAAGCATAAAAAACCCAATAGAATATAGCTTTCAGCCTGATCCGATCCG
This is a stretch of genomic DNA from Candidatus Pedobacter colombiensis. It encodes these proteins:
- a CDS encoding DPP IV N-terminal domain-containing protein, whose product is MKPTLILGLAGALLFSIPTSAQLKKLNQQQIFAGQPSLTKPMSTITGWSDDNHYIEMDPQDRKLYAVDIKSGAKTAYTPPPLSNVNVFVDKNDIYIRYGKDAPKRLTNDKDEEKNPVLSPDGKYVAFTRNNDLFAVNTETAKEIRYTTDATDVIYNGWSSWVYYEEILGRPTNYRAFWWAPDSKHIAFMRFDDTKVPMFPINGSTGQHGYVEKTRYPKAGDPNPEVKVGFVKTTGGPVVWADFNEKDDQYFGTPYWSYDGSNLMVQWMNRGQDNLKFYAVNPTSGAKKEIYDEKQPSWVDLDYDGRIEYLQDKKHYILKSDKTGWAHFYLYTLDGKLINPITSGNWQVTNLMRVDEKNKVLYFMARKEASTRTDLYRVDYNGKNLKRLTFGDYTHQVQLSPGGTYFITTYSNVSTPPKRALVSNTGKIVKELADSKAADYDQYAFGKTEMITIPTDDGYNLPAVITYPTNFDQSRKYPVVMSIYGGPNAGTVTNTWKGTANQWWANEGIIQIAVDHRASGQFGKAGVALMHRNLGKWEMKDYTTAARWLKAKPWVDNKKLLITGHSYGGYMTCLALTMGADDFDFGYAGAPVTSWELYDTNYAERFMDTPQENPEGYKNASVLTYVNNYKGLLRIMHGDMDDNVHMQNTIQLIDKLENANKHFELMIYPGGRHGWAGVKTPHDRSERIRFYYQNLLNKPVPEELLK
- a CDS encoding tetratricopeptide repeat protein is translated as MKQSNLKSIPKCMLLCLLYIITCCPFTHAQGIEKGLIDSLIKKQPNETFIKIKNALNKALTENDSISAAKCYLYLAELFYHQAAYPQAVGYYYKADGIFRRSNDLGNLAKTLNKTGEAYYYSKQYGVSRTKFQEALTLYKKLNYTKGIAESYGLIGQTYEKSGDYVQAMKYQQLALSAFHKMKDKTGIAKIYENLGSIYEDEPQLDSALKYYSLALNLNKANANEPAQIEIINNIGDVYRKTGRYEEALGYTRKAAQMALAMNDQYQLSSAYRDLSKNFALMKRYDSAYHYSELGRNIFLRIFTEDTNKQMALLQTLFEIQQKDNAITGFEKEKKANQFITIATILIVILLGLLAASVISRQRLKIRNEQQLNEQNHALYRAQKDAIEAELELKGKELTSNTLHVIQSNQFLEELRTELEEMIKDDKRDQKKRLQQIVTKINQSTSRDKHWKEFSNLFEQIHHTFFDNLKKYSEELTASDLRLVALIKMNLNSKDMATLFGISQDSLRVARYRLRKKLSIPQGENLSTFIQTL
- a CDS encoding TonB-dependent receptor, whose protein sequence is MKSTLQVLLCLILSIATAKATSLKGYVYDQKTGEAIPGASVHLEHTDKTVLTGLDGSFEIKHPPAGTYTLKVSYLMYKALLKQITILKEDNPTLKIYLSESKDKDLSEVMISGKGDGASEKTARRIEQKSLQLVNVVSGRAIEISPDLTVANVIQRVSGISIERSSSGDGQYAIVRGMDKRYNYTLVNGVKIPSPDNKYRYVPLDIFPSELLERLEVYKTLTPNMEGDAIGGVVNMVMKDAPEKLKINANLATGYSQLFIDRDFMSFNANDINRKSPYEINGKSYKATAADFPKGTLDYTSKHPAPNVVGGLSIGNRYFDNKFGILLAGSYQNNYRGSNSTFYNTQVVATDKFGAIVNKSERAYSEQQKRYGAHAKLDYVFNKNHKLSLYNAYVDLNSEQLRDSKTIDFTSAYEPEKGNAKLNYATRTRLTEQQIYNSTLQGDHQLITEKLKVHWSAVYSSAKNESPDQNNINILGVRENFADRRTYAPAIGDAYTRRWERNTEEDKAGYLDLSYNTAISGAKVEFSAGALYRDKQRSSFYNQYIFTSTNPNALYGRDFNSYTEIQWTIKNPSGSVDNALTYDASEKMTAGYGMVTLNTKNLQLIGGLRIEHTNQGYRMLFPAAELRPVGSQIYTDYLPSLNLKYKLADKQQLRASYFRSLNRPGFYELIPGGGLIQDDYKEKGNPDLKRATADNYDLRYELFPNGNDQLLVGAFYKSIKNPIEYSFQPDPIRPQDTYYLPGNFGNARNYGLEIDYIKFIHKFGIKANYTYTHSKITTPKSSRVRDENGDLKPVFVDQSRPLYGQSEHIGNISLLYKGGKNGFDAQLAAAYTGPRINTVSQFLDNDLWQQGFIQMDLSAEKKFKNNLSIFVKGGNLLNTPLKLFIKGTNPNNANIATEFDGKTLIRNDYYKQTYLLGIRYKL